From Paenibacillus sp. PK3_47, the proteins below share one genomic window:
- a CDS encoding serine/threonine protein kinase, which translates to MEKLVERVTGELLTKVTIESVDPNEPVKVRNLPKPWRLLGAGNYAAVFYHPEDENYAVKIYAPGRPGLEEEAEVYKCLGRHPAYAQCYYAGANFLILERLRGVTFYDSMKRGILITDQAIRDIDIALDYARSVGLHPHDVHAKNVMIKDGRGLIVDVSDFLKQEDCTMWDDYKKAYYRLYRPVASRWMFPVPGVVLETVRKGYQLWRKR; encoded by the coding sequence ATGGAGAAGCTGGTGGAACGGGTCACGGGGGAGCTGTTAACAAAGGTAACGATAGAAAGTGTTGATCCGAACGAACCGGTAAAAGTCCGCAATCTGCCAAAGCCCTGGAGGCTGCTGGGAGCGGGGAATTATGCCGCTGTCTTTTATCATCCGGAAGATGAAAATTATGCCGTGAAAATCTATGCCCCGGGCCGGCCGGGCCTTGAGGAAGAAGCAGAGGTGTACAAATGCCTCGGCCGCCATCCCGCATATGCCCAATGCTATTATGCCGGCGCAAATTTTCTGATCCTGGAACGGCTGCGCGGAGTCACCTTCTATGATTCCATGAAACGGGGGATTCTCATCACCGACCAGGCGATCCGGGATATCGACATTGCCCTGGATTATGCCCGTTCCGTGGGGCTTCATCCGCATGATGTCCATGCCAAAAATGTAATGATCAAAGACGGCCGCGGCCTCATTGTCGATGTATCCGATTTTTTGAAGCAGGAAGACTGCACTATGTGGGATGATTACAAAAAAGCCTATTACCGCCTGTACCGGCCGGTTGCCTCCCGGTGGATGTTCCCGGTTCCCGGGGTGGTCCTGGAGACCGTCCGCAAAGGTTATCAGCTGTGGAGAAAACGATAA
- a CDS encoding RrF2 family transcriptional regulator has product MKYSKATNYALHTMLFLVAAAPDKPVGVQQLAERQHVSPTYLSKILTKLVKAGLIESASGANGGYRLKRAKENISFLDIIHAIEGTASLFDCTLNHSSECLIQREMVEAERRMEEYLQSRKISELAAQITVAF; this is encoded by the coding sequence ATGAAATACTCAAAGGCAACGAACTACGCGCTGCATACGATGCTGTTCCTGGTAGCCGCAGCGCCGGATAAGCCGGTCGGTGTACAGCAGCTGGCGGAGCGCCAGCATGTCTCGCCTACGTACCTGTCCAAGATCCTGACCAAGCTGGTCAAGGCCGGACTGATCGAATCCGCATCCGGGGCGAACGGCGGGTACCGGCTGAAGCGTGCCAAGGAGAACATCTCTTTTCTCGATATTATTCATGCGATTGAAGGGACGGCTTCCTTGTTTGACTGCACGCTTAACCACTCCAGCGAATGTCTGATCCAGCGCGAGATGGTGGAGGCCGAACGGCGGATGGAAGAGTACCTGCAGAGCCGGAAAATATCCGAGCTTGCTGCGCAGATAACGGTGGCATTTTAA
- a CDS encoding response regulator has protein sequence MRLLIVDDGHYIVEYLKHLLDWKKFGIGEILTTTNSIEAKRMLEQEPVDILITDIRMPEVSGIDLLQHINEKMLPTKVVFLSGYSQFDYAQKAIRLGALDYLLKPVDKDDMEKAMQQVVQSIDAKPSKTPAAWDKFDGLGYLLSVITEQNHPGSDFSAYEAALMNQSFCFFQIPAAGDKDEMILRDCSGHLDSFIWPSGTAITGVILSTNAEILVERIGSIAFSECFEFHQKNAVRHYFYQLFFQENVNSADFSMFKDCGAVSRSEPFEWEQIRRNLARKFSRLGTRKQKIIYLMECIHLLYSAADRLKQADAAGWIFGAAKEPDTVLQTLLTSCNRMERSTESPGSSIIQNIQTYIAEHIGDGLSLEDLGKLVHLHPVYLSKFYKQETGENLSNYIAMKRLEKASRLLTESSLHVVDISQLVGYKKPQYFIKLFKDQYGITPYQYRRQRIK, from the coding sequence ATGCGCTTACTGATCGTGGATGACGGGCATTACATTGTAGAATACCTGAAGCATTTGCTGGACTGGAAAAAGTTCGGCATCGGTGAGATTCTGACCACCACCAACTCCATTGAAGCTAAACGTATGCTGGAGCAGGAGCCGGTCGATATTCTGATTACCGATATCCGTATGCCTGAGGTATCGGGGATCGATCTGCTCCAGCACATTAATGAAAAAATGCTTCCGACTAAGGTTGTATTTCTCTCCGGCTATTCGCAGTTCGATTATGCACAGAAAGCCATCCGTCTCGGCGCGCTCGACTATTTGCTGAAACCCGTGGACAAGGACGATATGGAAAAAGCCATGCAGCAGGTGGTCCAGAGTATTGATGCCAAGCCGTCCAAAACACCGGCTGCATGGGACAAATTCGACGGTCTGGGATATCTGCTGTCAGTAATCACGGAGCAGAACCACCCGGGCAGTGACTTCAGCGCTTATGAAGCTGCACTCATGAACCAGTCCTTCTGTTTCTTCCAAATCCCCGCTGCCGGAGACAAGGATGAAATGATCTTAAGAGACTGCAGCGGACATCTGGACAGCTTCATATGGCCTTCCGGGACGGCAATCACCGGGGTGATTCTGAGCACAAATGCAGAAATCCTCGTGGAGCGCATCGGCAGCATTGCTTTTTCAGAGTGCTTTGAATTTCACCAGAAAAATGCTGTCCGCCATTATTTCTACCAGCTTTTCTTCCAAGAAAATGTGAACTCTGCCGACTTCAGCATGTTCAAGGACTGCGGTGCCGTCTCCAGGTCTGAGCCTTTCGAATGGGAGCAGATCCGCAGAAATCTGGCGAGGAAATTCAGCAGGCTTGGTACAAGAAAGCAGAAAATAATCTATCTCATGGAATGTATTCATCTCCTGTACTCTGCTGCAGACAGATTGAAGCAGGCTGATGCGGCGGGCTGGATATTTGGTGCAGCTAAAGAGCCCGATACCGTTTTGCAGACGCTTCTGACGAGCTGCAACCGGATGGAACGGAGCACAGAGTCTCCCGGCAGCAGCATCATTCAGAATATCCAGACTTATATAGCCGAGCATATCGGTGACGGACTGAGCCTGGAAGACCTGGGAAAGCTCGTCCATCTTCATCCTGTCTATCTGTCCAAATTCTACAAGCAGGAAACCGGCGAGAACTTATCCAATTACATCGCCATGAAGCGCCTGGAGAAAGCCTCCCGGCTGCTGACCGAATCCAGTCTCCATGTCGTCGATATTTCCCAGCTGGTCGGTTACAAAAAACCGCAATACTTCATTAAGCTGTTCAAAGACCAGTACGGTATAACCCCCTATCAATACCGCAGGCAGAGAATCAAATAA
- a CDS encoding DUF6138 family protein — MDQTLTNILDEMKQEIGNWMDFINDKDADKIVKRTALQAGIHNYALLEYANGRVEVTDNALDFGMPEGGGRYGEELTEAEVRELVPGLAAYMTHKLESLAPSVIDYRFIFDGRFRTREGVMNTRILESVNEAKKAALLEQISVYIAKKLEAGQYPTKPLETFFLSRHLLDEGLYPVIDADRVLSVFANIEQLNKGSKHLAEHRRDIINALRNWTEACFLPRYFDITGSEYQKEYKKKSGARLENTEQGPVELLIHAAVLILRYDPSYSRSTGLSFLNFAMELGSKRAQQLTKEGSGSLPKEVTNLNSGQAVCTANDVFAEVNITIKEETEESYGTALRFLITLLNSGFPKSYQIKLKSAVKEWLPVKGLAKSGTHRFFANALNYPKLHPLLEQYARAAMEEFEWYSDTEGEKNCMPGSYAVFGLGLSDPAYFPLAEAYMAKVDTEHQSVQNSFTAAFAERYGVNTETLRALIKCMLASTDSLKLKIRAEAEEESNLRLLLQEARTLEYYEAEHIIHLIWGGVDKLEKIAGKARGDQGELLSGLIQSARRR; from the coding sequence ATGGATCAGACACTGACTAACATTCTGGATGAAATGAAGCAGGAGATCGGCAACTGGATGGACTTCATTAATGATAAGGATGCGGACAAGATTGTAAAACGAACCGCTCTTCAGGCAGGGATACACAACTATGCACTGCTTGAGTATGCCAATGGCAGGGTAGAGGTGACGGATAATGCACTGGATTTTGGTATGCCGGAGGGAGGGGGGAGGTACGGCGAGGAGCTCACGGAAGCGGAAGTACGGGAGCTGGTTCCCGGGCTTGCTGCGTATATGACACATAAACTGGAGTCGTTAGCACCATCGGTAATCGATTACAGGTTTATTTTTGACGGCAGATTCCGGACGAGGGAAGGCGTGATGAACACACGTATTCTCGAATCTGTTAATGAGGCCAAAAAGGCAGCGCTGCTGGAACAGATCTCAGTTTATATTGCGAAGAAGCTGGAAGCGGGACAATATCCGACCAAACCGCTTGAGACCTTTTTCCTTTCCCGGCATCTGCTGGACGAAGGGCTGTATCCGGTGATTGATGCGGACCGGGTTCTGTCTGTTTTTGCAAACATTGAGCAGTTGAATAAAGGGAGCAAGCATCTTGCGGAACACCGGCGTGATATCATTAATGCGCTGCGGAACTGGACTGAGGCCTGTTTTCTGCCCCGTTATTTCGATATTACCGGATCAGAGTATCAGAAGGAGTATAAGAAGAAAAGCGGTGCCCGGCTGGAAAATACCGAACAGGGGCCGGTAGAACTCTTGATCCATGCGGCGGTTCTGATCTTGAGGTACGATCCTTCCTACAGCAGAAGTACGGGGCTCAGCTTTTTGAACTTTGCAATGGAGCTGGGAAGCAAGCGTGCGCAGCAGCTGACGAAGGAAGGCAGCGGATCGCTTCCCAAGGAAGTGACAAACCTGAACAGCGGACAAGCAGTCTGTACTGCCAATGATGTGTTTGCTGAAGTGAATATTACCATCAAAGAGGAGACGGAAGAAAGCTACGGGACTGCACTCCGGTTTCTGATTACCCTGTTGAACAGCGGCTTTCCCAAAAGCTATCAGATCAAGCTCAAGTCCGCCGTGAAGGAGTGGCTCCCGGTTAAAGGACTGGCCAAGTCGGGAACACACCGTTTCTTTGCAAATGCCCTGAATTACCCTAAGCTGCATCCGCTGCTGGAGCAGTATGCCCGTGCGGCAATGGAGGAATTCGAATGGTATTCCGATACCGAAGGGGAGAAGAACTGCATGCCGGGCAGCTATGCGGTTTTTGGTCTGGGGCTAAGTGATCCGGCGTATTTCCCGCTGGCAGAGGCCTATATGGCTAAGGTTGATACTGAGCACCAGTCCGTCCAGAACAGCTTTACGGCTGCTTTTGCTGAAAGGTATGGCGTAAATACGGAGACACTTCGGGCGCTCATCAAGTGCATGCTGGCCAGTACAGATTCCCTGAAGCTGAAGATCAGAGCAGAGGCAGAGGAGGAAAGCAATCTGAGGCTGCTGCTTCAGGAGGCGCGAACCCTTGAATATTATGAGGCGGAGCATATCATCCATCTGATCTGGGGCGGAGTGGACAAGCTGGAGAAAATCGCCGGCAAAGCCCGGGGGGACCAGGGGGAATTGCTGTCCGGGCTAATTCAGTCTGCCCGCCGCAGATGA
- a CDS encoding ABC transporter permease subunit, which translates to METQVRPLETDHVTKSRKNPWGKELKIHWPLYVFCIPALVFVLIFAYGPMVGLVMAFQDYKPWLGITGSTWIGWDNFERIFQYEESMQAIYNTLIIAVIKIIVGIIVPIFMAILLSEIRNMGLKKSIQTLVYLPHFLSWVTVAGIMIDILGLDGGINHFLTNVFGIQPVYFLGDPELFRPTVIISDLWKNFGFSMIVYLAVITGIDPSYYEAAEIDGASRRQQIIHVTLPSMMPMIIVIATLSLGNILDAGFDQIFNLYNPLVYSTGDIIDTYVYRSSLLNGQYGFGTAVGLFKSGISFILIVISYRIAYKVANYKIF; encoded by the coding sequence ATGGAAACACAAGTCAGACCGCTGGAGACGGATCATGTGACAAAGAGCAGGAAAAATCCCTGGGGCAAAGAGCTCAAAATCCACTGGCCGCTGTATGTATTCTGTATCCCGGCTTTGGTTTTTGTACTGATTTTTGCCTACGGGCCGATGGTTGGCCTCGTCATGGCATTTCAGGATTACAAGCCCTGGCTGGGTATTACCGGCTCCACCTGGATCGGCTGGGACAACTTCGAACGGATCTTCCAGTATGAGGAGTCCATGCAGGCGATTTACAACACACTCATCATTGCCGTTATCAAAATTATTGTCGGCATTATCGTCCCCATCTTCATGGCGATCCTGTTAAGCGAAATCCGCAACATGGGCCTCAAGAAGAGCATTCAGACGCTGGTGTATCTGCCGCACTTTCTGTCCTGGGTCACTGTCGCCGGTATCATGATTGATATTCTGGGCCTGGACGGAGGGATTAACCACTTTCTCACGAATGTGTTCGGCATACAGCCGGTCTATTTCCTCGGTGATCCGGAGCTGTTCAGACCTACGGTTATTATCAGTGATTTGTGGAAAAATTTCGGCTTCAGCATGATTGTCTACCTGGCAGTGATTACGGGGATTGACCCTTCGTATTATGAGGCTGCCGAGATCGACGGCGCTTCACGCCGGCAGCAGATTATACATGTGACCCTGCCGAGCATGATGCCGATGATTATCGTGATTGCAACGCTTAGTCTGGGCAATATTCTCGATGCCGGGTTTGACCAGATCTTTAACCTGTACAATCCGCTGGTCTACAGCACAGGTGACATTATTGATACGTACGTATACCGTTCCTCCCTGCTTAACGGGCAATACGGTTTTGGTACAGCAGTCGGGCTGTTCAAATCGGGGATCAGCTTCATTCTAATTGTCATCTCCTACCGGATTGCCTATAAAGTGGCCAACTACAAAATTTTCTAA
- a CDS encoding mechanosensitive ion channel family protein produces MEFIKNQLMNYGVDPATAGYLSAVISLLGIAALSLLAHFIATRVVLKLITKSIYSNKYKWDNIMLERKVFHKLSHFVPAIIINYFAPVFPAYQQLIIKGVNTYMIIVAILVIDAFLNAVNDIYRTYEVSKAKPIRGYIQVVKIFIFIIGGILVIANLIGKSPLLLLSGIGALSAVIMLVFKDSLLGLVAGVQLTSNDMVRVGDWIEMPKYGADGDIIDISLNTVKVQNFDKTITTIPSYALISDSFKNWRGMQNSGGRRIKRSLYIDTSSIGFCTDDMIEKFKDIRHLSDYIRDKEAEIERYNQEYEIDRSNKVNGRALTNIGVFRMYIQHYVQNHPQIHQEMTAMVRQLAPTETGLPLEIYAFTNDIRWTEYERIQSDIFDHILSVAPEFGLRIFQNPSGSDMQNLLRARGVQGVM; encoded by the coding sequence ATGGAATTTATTAAGAATCAGCTTATGAATTATGGAGTAGATCCGGCTACAGCAGGATATCTTTCGGCAGTCATTTCGCTGCTCGGAATTGCCGCCCTCAGCTTACTGGCCCATTTTATAGCTACCAGAGTGGTCCTTAAGCTCATTACCAAATCCATTTACAGCAACAAATACAAATGGGACAATATCATGCTGGAGCGGAAGGTCTTTCACAAGCTCTCGCATTTTGTTCCTGCTATTATCATTAATTACTTTGCGCCTGTTTTCCCGGCCTATCAGCAGCTCATCATCAAAGGTGTTAATACCTATATGATTATCGTTGCAATCCTAGTCATTGATGCTTTTCTGAATGCTGTGAATGACATCTACCGGACCTATGAAGTATCCAAAGCCAAGCCGATCCGTGGCTACATTCAGGTGGTCAAAATTTTTATTTTTATCATCGGCGGAATCCTGGTTATTGCAAATCTGATCGGAAAAAGCCCTTTATTGCTCCTAAGCGGTATCGGGGCGCTGTCTGCTGTTATTATGCTCGTTTTCAAAGATTCATTGCTGGGGCTTGTTGCAGGTGTCCAGCTGACTTCCAATGATATGGTGCGGGTGGGCGACTGGATTGAAATGCCGAAGTACGGGGCGGACGGAGATATCATCGACATCTCTCTGAATACAGTGAAGGTTCAAAATTTTGATAAAACCATTACGACCATTCCCAGCTATGCGCTGATTTCAGACTCTTTCAAAAACTGGCGGGGAATGCAAAATTCCGGCGGCCGAAGGATCAAACGATCCCTATACATCGACACCAGCAGCATTGGCTTTTGCACAGATGATATGATAGAGAAGTTCAAGGACATCCGCCATCTGTCTGACTATATCAGGGACAAAGAAGCTGAGATCGAACGGTATAATCAGGAATACGAGATTGACCGCTCGAATAAAGTGAACGGCCGGGCGCTTACGAACATAGGTGTCTTTAGAATGTACATTCAGCATTATGTCCAGAACCACCCGCAAATCCATCAGGAGATGACGGCCATGGTCAGGCAGCTGGCGCCTACGGAAACCGGGCTTCCTCTGGAGATTTATGCCTTTACGAATGATATCCGCTGGACGGAATATGAGCGTATTCAATCGGACATTTTCGACCATATCCTGTCCGTGGCACCGGAGTTCGGACTGCGGATCTTCCAGAACCCGAGCGGCAGTGATATGCAAAATCTGCTTAGGGCGCGGGGCGTGCAGGGCGTGATGTAG
- a CDS encoding class I SAM-dependent methyltransferase has protein sequence MTTDLFNPAVWEKAWKEDEGTTSNRMKRAGVDPTRSFDSKARVFDEEVFSEGGRRRSERIIGWIEEQGVNFDGLSVLDIGAASGGFSVPFAELGAKVTAVEPNKALAELFEANRARVSAGKPEITLVNEAFEDIDIAARGWTKAFDLVFVSMCPVIDNWDSVEKLLGCAKQFCYISLMAGERQHSLLNEVKPLLTGRESHPDASDMAYLNHLLYLKGYSYQSIITREMKTAELSAEAAVNELIEQLKFGHLPEEHESRKLIQAYVSRNYPDGRVTVSQGGRFGKVLIRLQDQNMHSRK, from the coding sequence ATGACAACAGATTTGTTTAATCCCGCAGTATGGGAGAAAGCCTGGAAAGAGGACGAGGGAACGACCAGCAACCGGATGAAGCGAGCCGGCGTTGATCCTACGCGCAGCTTTGATTCCAAGGCCAGGGTATTTGATGAAGAGGTGTTCAGTGAAGGCGGAAGACGCAGAAGCGAGCGGATCATCGGCTGGATAGAGGAGCAGGGCGTCAATTTTGACGGGCTCTCCGTACTGGATATCGGGGCGGCATCAGGAGGCTTCAGCGTGCCTTTCGCCGAGCTTGGGGCTAAGGTTACAGCCGTTGAACCCAACAAAGCGCTTGCGGAATTATTTGAAGCCAACAGAGCGCGTGTCAGTGCAGGCAAGCCGGAGATCACGCTGGTAAATGAAGCGTTTGAGGATATTGATATTGCGGCCAGAGGCTGGACCAAGGCCTTTGATCTGGTATTCGTCTCCATGTGTCCGGTAATTGACAACTGGGACAGTGTAGAGAAGCTGCTGGGCTGCGCGAAGCAATTCTGTTATATCAGCCTGATGGCCGGGGAGAGACAGCACAGTCTGCTTAATGAGGTGAAACCGCTGCTGACAGGCAGGGAGTCTCACCCTGACGCCTCGGATATGGCCTATTTGAACCATCTGCTCTATCTGAAAGGATATTCCTATCAGTCTATCATCACCCGGGAGATGAAAACGGCGGAGCTCTCTGCCGAGGCGGCAGTTAATGAGCTTATAGAGCAGCTCAAGTTCGGGCATCTGCCTGAGGAGCACGAATCCCGGAAGCTGATTCAAGCGTATGTCAGCCGCAATTATCCGGATGGACGGGTAACCGTCAGCCAGGGCGGCAGATTCGGCAAGGTGCTGATCCGCCTGCAGGACCAGAATATGCACAGCAGAAAATAA
- a CDS encoding histidine kinase: protein MIKKVTMKRFIYFFIFFLMLTLGLFFIMNTLGSRTLQQSLVNASKNQLSYVDSIMDGVISEASMYGIQYTADPSVRFYQDRIQELNIYDAQMKKNDISDRLSDQLLSSQAVDTLGIYWKSDRTFIYTGHNPQAKPLFEGVTERGWKNVGSSLYYFSVYPYIHQPTNPANIQYIVGVKLKTEYLTSLLEKAVNGDSSNAFFLLNNSLVLSMDDVNSSIEQKVKETVTPGTADIVKFDYHTGDDDYYVLSKYIEPIGMYLVTYTRMSDFLDPLNRNQQVFFASILVILLIGIIVIMMFYRNFYRNVHLLGKKFHQVEQGNYSTRISGNPANEFYNLFKSFNHMVSRTQALFTSLKIETELRRNAEVKQLQAQINPHFLSNSLFFIMSMAKSSPEAVMQMSKHLAEYYRYLTKLGAHDATLASELKLADHYLSIMALCKDIQYEINLPPELGQHRIMTLIIQPIVENAIQHGIEEQQGSHRISIDVKALDDGALILIADDGKGLSGEGIQALEARLGHEVPPEGTRGVGLWNINQRLKNAYGELSGLRFFTNDWGGLSVLAYIDFSLDEGGQHALTDRG from the coding sequence ATGATCAAAAAAGTGACTATGAAGCGGTTTATCTACTTTTTTATTTTTTTCCTGATGCTTACGCTCGGCTTATTCTTCATCATGAATACACTCGGGTCCAGGACCCTTCAGCAGAGTCTTGTTAATGCTTCCAAGAACCAGCTCTCTTATGTAGACAGTATTATGGACGGCGTGATCTCTGAAGCCAGCATGTACGGTATCCAGTACACAGCAGATCCTTCTGTACGCTTCTATCAGGACCGGATTCAGGAGCTCAACATTTACGATGCCCAGATGAAAAAAAATGATATTTCGGACCGTCTGAGTGATCAGCTGCTGTCCAGCCAGGCCGTAGATACGCTAGGTATTTACTGGAAGTCCGACAGGACATTCATCTACACCGGCCATAATCCGCAGGCCAAACCGCTGTTTGAGGGGGTTACAGAGCGAGGCTGGAAGAACGTTGGCAGCAGCCTGTATTATTTCTCCGTGTATCCTTATATTCATCAGCCCACCAATCCGGCCAATATCCAGTATATAGTCGGCGTGAAGCTCAAAACGGAATATTTGACCAGCCTGCTGGAGAAAGCGGTTAACGGGGACAGCTCGAACGCCTTTTTTCTCCTCAATAACAGCCTGGTCCTCAGCATGGATGACGTTAACAGCAGCATAGAGCAAAAAGTAAAGGAAACCGTAACTCCCGGCACAGCCGACATTGTGAAGTTTGATTATCACACAGGTGACGACGATTATTATGTACTGTCCAAATATATTGAGCCCATCGGCATGTACCTGGTGACGTATACCCGCATGAGCGATTTTCTCGATCCCCTCAACAGGAATCAGCAGGTGTTCTTTGCCAGTATCCTGGTTATTCTGCTGATCGGAATCATCGTTATTATGATGTTCTACCGGAATTTTTACCGGAATGTGCATTTGCTCGGGAAAAAGTTCCACCAGGTGGAGCAGGGCAATTACAGCACACGGATCAGCGGGAATCCTGCCAATGAATTCTATAATCTGTTCAAAAGCTTCAACCACATGGTCTCCCGTACCCAGGCCCTCTTCACCTCCCTGAAGATCGAAACCGAGCTCCGGCGCAACGCGGAGGTGAAGCAGCTTCAGGCTCAGATCAACCCGCATTTTCTCTCAAACAGCCTGTTCTTCATTATGTCGATGGCCAAATCCTCACCGGAAGCCGTCATGCAGATGAGCAAGCATCTGGCTGAATATTACCGCTACTTGACAAAGCTCGGCGCGCACGATGCCACCCTGGCTTCCGAACTGAAGCTTGCAGATCATTATTTGTCCATTATGGCGCTGTGCAAGGATATTCAATATGAGATCAATCTGCCGCCGGAGCTGGGTCAGCACCGTATTATGACACTGATTATCCAGCCGATTGTCGAGAATGCGATCCAGCATGGCATTGAGGAGCAGCAGGGCTCACACCGGATCTCGATTGATGTAAAGGCGCTGGACGACGGGGCATTAATCCTGATTGCCGACGACGGCAAAGGCCTGTCAGGAGAGGGCATCCAGGCGCTTGAAGCCAGACTCGGCCATGAAGTGCCGCCTGAAGGAACAAGGGGAGTGGGGCTGTGGAATATTAACCAGCGGCTCAAAAATGCCTATGGCGAATTAAGCGGCCTGCGTTTTTTCACCAATGACTGGGGCGGGCTGTCTGTACTGGCCTATATTGATTTCTCGCTGGACGAAGGAGGACAACATGCGCTTACTGATCGTGGATGA